Proteins from one Marinitoga sp. 38H-ov genomic window:
- a CDS encoding FtsW/RodA/SpoVE family cell cycle protein, translated as MKIKVEPFERIRKFEIIIPLIYFSLLIIGILMVRTATYNESIEENYYKQIIFSILGIISYFFVYFLKERVIKNIIPYLYGITFFLLIYVLFFERARYGARRWIRLGPIGIQPSHLFLIFTLIIFAKYLSERNKKAYYLLSFITLLGLGLIFKQPDLGMTLFTFGLWFLLTYVSGQHEKTWKTALFLMVFSSPFAFYFMKDYQRARIIGFLFPEKNAAGVAYNMLQATRAIGSGGLFGKGYLNGFMNLSNFVPEDHNDFIISVIGEELGFFGILLVISLYAILIYRIYIYANKTQRKFWKYIYFGAIAIIFFHVYENIGMNLGIMPITGVPLPLISYGGSQIITFSMLLGLVTKGIATTETYNEENYLDNE; from the coding sequence GTGAAAATAAAAGTTGAACCATTTGAAAGAATCCGTAAATTTGAGATAATAATTCCATTAATATATTTTTCATTGCTTATAATAGGAATATTAATGGTAAGGACAGCAACATATAATGAATCCATTGAAGAGAATTATTATAAGCAAATAATATTTTCAATATTAGGCATTATTTCATATTTTTTTGTATATTTTTTAAAGGAAAGAGTTATAAAAAATATTATTCCATATTTATATGGAATAACCTTTTTTTTGCTTATATATGTTTTATTTTTTGAAAGGGCAAGATATGGAGCTAGAAGGTGGATTAGGTTAGGACCAATTGGAATACAACCATCACATTTATTTTTAATATTTACTCTTATTATATTTGCGAAATATCTATCAGAGAGAAATAAAAAAGCATATTATTTACTATCTTTTATAACATTATTAGGACTAGGACTTATTTTTAAACAACCTGATTTGGGAATGACATTGTTTACATTTGGATTATGGTTTTTATTAACATATGTATCAGGCCAACATGAAAAAACATGGAAAACAGCATTATTTTTAATGGTATTTTCATCACCATTTGCTTTTTATTTTATGAAAGATTATCAAAGAGCTAGAATTATAGGTTTTTTATTTCCAGAAAAAAATGCAGCAGGTGTTGCCTATAACATGTTACAGGCAACAAGAGCTATCGGTTCTGGAGGTTTATTTGGAAAAGGATATTTAAATGGATTTATGAATCTTTCTAATTTTGTTCCTGAAGATCACAATGATTTTATAATTTCGGTTATTGGAGAAGAACTGGGATTTTTTGGTATATTATTAGTTATATCACTATATGCTATATTAATATATAGAATTTATATATATGCAAACAAAACACAGAGAAAATTTTGGAAATATATATATTTTGGTGCAATTGCAATAATATTTTTTCATGTATATGAAAATATTGGTATGAATTTAGGAATTATGCCAATAACAGGAGTTCCGCTTCCATTAATTTCATATGGAGGAAGTCAGATAATAACCTTTTCTATGTTATTAGGATTGGTAACAAAGGGAATAGCTACAACTGAAACATATAATGAAGAAAATTATTTAGATAATGAATAG
- a CDS encoding HD-GYP domain-containing protein codes for MRLNEYVNKFIKKSLFLTIIIIFLITTIIITIDYYLNLRDIVNTQYHKINAILKNQKTRILYNSKLISKIYSYSVNDFEVIKNIVDENKLVVKIIDYKPTSNEINVSYPDNFLNLEIIKYIKENIENLKKEVSYYNFSDYIIFIVPYNYIVLDENIFGGFLLMYFKKDYLLDEVNIVLSKKEKIEKNINNILSVRKYFDFYNEDYYYVLSYRNDLFLYLILLIIMFSLSYIIYRILNRSIYVELKKDIIDEVEKFSNNVIDNNNIEVELNFKIEEINKLKDSYNILIDKLKKVINEKDLAYEELQASNEQLIETTNELENSIKNFDTFFNIVSDLVLKDADEKTFFDEILKKIIELIPNADYGSIILRDEGKWKYISAYGHDYNILKDINFDEKTFVYVDKTMEIDNIIEKDKLIFSEEEFNKIKQASKPFKRSILSPLKLNDYVIGQISLDSKEDISFSDESIKILDTYTMISSIFIRLKRSSKTEGQLHKNIILALIKALEYYDKYTRGHSERVADIVSEFCEFLGMSKSEIKKAYWAGITHDIGKFFIPQTILNKPGRLNDEEYELIKQHPIKSYELLASNPYLSEYSKIVRHHHERWDGKGYPDKLSKEEIPYISRIITLADSFDAMITIRPYKKAKSIEDIIEDIEKNAGTQFDPEFSVNFVEFLRRKYL; via the coding sequence ATGAGGTTGAATGAGTATGTAAATAAATTTATAAAAAAATCATTATTTTTAACAATAATAATTATCTTTTTAATTACAACAATAATTATAACAATAGACTATTATCTAAATTTAAGAGATATTGTAAATACACAATATCATAAAATTAATGCTATTTTAAAAAATCAAAAGACGAGGATTTTATATAACTCTAAATTAATATCAAAAATATATTCATATTCAGTAAATGATTTTGAAGTAATCAAAAATATAGTTGATGAAAATAAGCTTGTTGTAAAAATAATAGATTACAAGCCAACATCAAATGAAATAAATGTATCTTATCCAGATAATTTTTTAAATTTAGAAATTATAAAATATATTAAAGAAAATATAGAAAATTTGAAAAAAGAAGTATCGTATTATAATTTTTCAGATTATATAATTTTCATAGTTCCATATAATTATATTGTTTTAGATGAAAATATATTTGGTGGTTTTTTATTAATGTACTTTAAAAAAGATTATTTATTAGATGAAGTTAATATAGTATTATCTAAAAAAGAAAAAATAGAAAAAAATATTAATAATATACTTAGTGTAAGAAAATATTTTGATTTTTATAATGAAGATTATTATTATGTTTTAAGTTATAGAAATGATTTATTTCTATACTTAATTTTATTAATAATCATGTTTTCATTAAGCTATATAATATATAGAATATTAAATAGAAGTATTTATGTAGAATTAAAAAAAGATATAATAGATGAAGTAGAAAAATTTTCAAATAATGTTATTGATAATAATAATATAGAAGTAGAATTGAATTTTAAAATTGAAGAAATAAATAAATTAAAAGATTCATATAATATATTAATAGACAAATTAAAGAAAGTAATAAATGAAAAAGATTTGGCATATGAGGAATTACAAGCATCTAATGAACAATTAATTGAAACAACAAATGAATTAGAAAATAGTATAAAAAATTTTGATACATTTTTTAATATTGTTTCAGATTTAGTTTTAAAAGATGCTGATGAAAAAACATTTTTTGATGAAATATTAAAAAAAATAATTGAATTAATTCCAAATGCTGATTATGGGAGTATAATTCTTAGAGATGAAGGGAAATGGAAGTATATATCTGCATATGGACATGATTATAATATATTAAAAGATATTAATTTTGATGAAAAAACATTTGTATATGTTGATAAAACAATGGAAATTGATAATATTATAGAAAAAGATAAATTAATCTTTTCAGAAGAAGAATTTAATAAAATAAAGCAAGCTAGTAAGCCATTTAAAAGAAGTATATTATCTCCTTTAAAATTAAATGATTATGTAATTGGTCAAATCTCATTAGATTCTAAAGAAGATATATCTTTTAGCGATGAATCTATAAAAATATTGGATACATATACTATGATATCTTCTATATTTATTAGATTAAAAAGATCATCAAAAACAGAAGGTCAATTACATAAGAATATTATATTAGCTTTAATAAAAGCGTTAGAATATTATGATAAATATACAAGAGGTCATTCTGAAAGGGTTGCTGACATAGTTTCTGAATTTTGTGAATTTTTAGGAATGAGTAAATCAGAAATAAAAAAGGCTTATTGGGCTGGAATTACTCATGATATAGGGAAATTTTTTATACCACAAACTATATTAAATAAGCCTGGAAGATTAAATGATGAAGAATATGAATTAATAAAACAACATCCAATAAAAAGTTATGAATTATTGGCAAGTAATCCATATCTATCTGAATATTCAAAGATAGTTAGACATCATCATGAAAGATGGGATGGAAAAGGTTATCCTGACAAATTATCAAAGGAAGAAATACCATATATTTCTCGTATTATTACCTTAGCAGATAGTTTTGATGCAATGATAACAATAAGACCATATAAAAAAGCAAAGTCTATAGAAGATATAATTGAAGATATAGAAAAAAATGCTGGAACACAATTTGATCCAGAATTTTCAGTAAATTTTGTAGAATTTCTTAGGAGGAAATATTTGTGA
- a CDS encoding DUF2520 domain-containing protein, with amino-acid sequence MKFNIIGPGKVGKSLYKCFLEKNYDVVLVDKNYNYNNILEGIVIITSQDENIIPIWNNLKKYDISNIIAIGHCSGYLDSSFFEGIPHFSIHPNFPFSSIIDCEKIKGITWGIEGDEKGIEFAKKIISILNGKYVIIPQNKKKLYHLAAVITSNFSYGLIKMAKDIYNELDIDNIDHLIDLSIKSLNNIKEKGLKNALTGPVSRNDLKTIEDEGLVFKKFFGNQDVYDFFINILYQIKEGEYEHKKNIEDEK; translated from the coding sequence ATGAAATTTAATATTATAGGTCCTGGAAAAGTAGGAAAAAGTTTATATAAATGCTTTTTAGAAAAAAATTATGATGTAGTTTTAGTAGATAAAAATTATAATTATAACAATATACTTGAAGGTATTGTTATAATTACTTCTCAAGATGAAAATATTATTCCTATTTGGAATAATTTAAAAAAATATGATATATCAAATATCATAGCAATAGGACATTGTAGTGGATATTTAGATTCTTCTTTTTTTGAAGGGATACCTCATTTTTCAATTCATCCAAATTTTCCTTTCTCTTCTATTATAGATTGTGAAAAAATAAAGGGAATTACATGGGGAATTGAAGGAGATGAAAAAGGGATTGAATTTGCAAAAAAAATTATTTCTATTTTAAATGGTAAATATGTTATAATACCACAAAATAAAAAGAAATTATATCATTTAGCCGCTGTTATTACATCTAATTTTTCATATGGATTAATAAAAATGGCTAAAGATATATATAATGAATTAGATATTGATAATATTGATCATTTAATAGATTTAAGCATTAAATCATTAAATAATATTAAAGAAAAAGGACTTAAAAATGCTTTAACTGGACCTGTTTCAAGAAATGATTTAAAAACAATTGAAGATGAAGGATTAGTATTTAAAAAATTTTTTGGTAATCAAGATGTATACGATTTTTTTATTAACATCCTCTACCAAATTAAGGAGGGAGAATATGAGCATAAAAAAAATATTGAAGATGAAAAATAA
- the panB gene encoding 3-methyl-2-oxobutanoate hydroxymethyltransferase, which produces MSIKKILKMKNKEKIAMITAYDYISAKIAEAAGIDLILVGDSASNVMLGNDDTVKIGMDEMLIFIKAVKKGAPNTFVVGDMPFLSYQVSEAEAIKNAGLILKAGADAVKLEGGKHIAPLISKMVSYGIPVMGHIGFTPQSYKQIGISSKGKSKSEEDLLIESAISLEEAGAFSIVLEMVTEPVAKKITESLSIPTIGIGSGRFCDGQVLVWHDFLGLNKDFEPKFLKRYLNGFDLFKESIENYSKEVKNGIFPAIENVFNPIEGSDQK; this is translated from the coding sequence ATGAGCATAAAAAAAATATTGAAGATGAAAAATAAAGAAAAAATTGCAATGATTACTGCTTATGATTATATAAGTGCAAAAATTGCAGAGGCTGCTGGAATAGATTTAATTTTAGTTGGTGATTCTGCATCAAATGTTATGCTTGGTAATGATGACACAGTAAAAATTGGTATGGATGAAATGTTGATATTTATAAAAGCGGTAAAAAAAGGAGCTCCTAATACTTTTGTAGTAGGAGATATGCCTTTTTTGAGTTATCAAGTTTCAGAAGCCGAGGCAATTAAAAATGCCGGGCTCATATTAAAAGCTGGTGCTGATGCTGTTAAACTAGAAGGTGGAAAGCATATTGCTCCTTTAATTAGCAAAATGGTGAGTTATGGTATTCCAGTTATGGGACATATTGGTTTTACTCCACAATCTTATAAACAAATTGGTATATCTTCTAAAGGAAAATCAAAATCTGAAGAAGATTTATTAATTGAAAGCGCTATTTCATTAGAAGAAGCAGGTGCATTTTCTATTGTTTTAGAAATGGTTACAGAACCCGTGGCTAAAAAAATTACAGAATCATTATCAATCCCTACTATAGGTATAGGTTCTGGAAGATTTTGTGATGGACAAGTGTTAGTATGGCATGATTTTCTTGGTTTAAATAAAGATTTTGAACCAAAGTTTTTAAAAAGATATTTAAATGGCTTTGATTTGTTTAAAGAATCTATTGAAAACTATTCAAAAGAGGTTAAAAACGGTATATTCCCAGCTATTGAAAATGTTTTTAACCCTATTGAAGGTAGTGATCAAAAATAA
- a CDS encoding biotin--[acetyl-CoA-carboxylase] ligase encodes MYFDTIDSTNKFLKENWKELPSESVVWASKQIGGYGRMKREWVSPRGGLWFSVLFKPKNRPMNPWHYVRLYTMAVKDVLKKYKLDTIIKWPNDLLVNNKKICGILGEGIYTGKTFAAIIVGVGLNVNNRIPEELKNIATSYIEEKNKELNLERLLKQINSTAYYNYYIKYFKNNTISIFTKKWISNLNIRNGDFIKIISQNDEKRGKIVSIHGDYLEIMFENGIIENVYAGEVSLRKESE; translated from the coding sequence ATATATTTTGATACTATAGACTCAACAAATAAATTTCTAAAAGAAAATTGGAAGGAATTGCCTTCTGAAAGTGTTGTTTGGGCATCAAAACAAATTGGGGGATATGGAAGAATGAAAAGGGAATGGGTATCCCCTCGAGGTGGATTATGGTTCTCTGTCTTATTTAAACCAAAAAATAGACCTATGAATCCTTGGCATTATGTAAGACTTTATACCATGGCTGTTAAAGATGTTTTAAAAAAATACAAACTTGATACTATTATTAAATGGCCAAATGATTTATTAGTAAATAATAAAAAAATTTGCGGTATATTAGGAGAAGGAATTTATACTGGAAAAACATTTGCTGCTATTATTGTAGGTGTAGGTTTAAATGTAAATAACCGTATTCCAGAAGAATTAAAGAATATTGCTACTAGTTATATAGAGGAAAAGAATAAAGAATTAAATTTAGAAAGATTATTAAAACAAATAAACTCTACAGCATATTATAATTATTATATTAAATATTTTAAAAATAATACAATTTCCATTTTCACAAAAAAATGGATAAGTAATCTTAACATAAGAAACGGAGATTTTATAAAAATCATCTCTCAAAATGATGAAAAACGTGGTAAAATTGTTTCAATACATGGAGACTATTTAGAAATTATGTTTGAAAATGGAATAATAGAAAATGTTTATGCTGGTGAGGTTTCTTTAAGAAAGGAGAGTGAATAA
- the hpt gene encoding hypoxanthine phosphoribosyltransferase, translated as MDIDPKKLNVLLTEEEILEKAKELGKQITEYYKDVDDEIIAVCALKGSVHFFSDLVKNIDHDMKYYFVRVSSYHGGTSSTGSITVNSWTNEPLEGKHVLLIEDIVDTGNTIKFLINELKKQNPASIKLTSLLIKNAHDHGIHVDFPGFVIDNYFVIGYGLDYDEKYRNLPFIGYVE; from the coding sequence ATGGATATTGATCCAAAAAAATTAAATGTTTTATTAACAGAAGAAGAAATACTAGAAAAAGCTAAAGAATTAGGAAAACAAATTACGGAATATTATAAAGATGTGGATGATGAAATTATTGCAGTTTGTGCATTAAAAGGTTCTGTTCACTTTTTTTCTGATTTAGTTAAAAATATAGATCATGATATGAAATATTATTTTGTTAGAGTATCCAGTTATCACGGTGGAACATCTTCAACAGGTTCTATAACAGTAAATAGTTGGACAAATGAACCTTTAGAAGGAAAACACGTTCTCCTTATTGAAGATATTGTGGACACGGGAAACACTATTAAATTTTTAATTAATGAATTAAAAAAACAAAATCCTGCTTCAATTAAATTAACTTCTTTACTTATTAAAAATGCTCACGATCATGGTATTCACGTTGACTTTCCAGGTTTTGTGATAGATAATTATTTTGTCATAGGTTATGGTTTGGATTATGATGAAAAATATAGAAACTTACCTTTTATTGGATACGTGGAATAG
- a CDS encoding purine-nucleoside phosphorylase: MNFDIKQYVNNVREAAEYIKGKINKKPEIAIVLGSGLHSIADKLENALSISYTEIPNFPVSTAPGHKGELMFGEISGKNVMLMNGRFHYYEGYTMKEVTFPIRVMQELGIKILIVTNAAGGMNPNFEVGNPCIITDQINFMGDNPLIGPNCEEWGPRFPDMSEPYDKKLTEKAISVAKKIGIPVYTGVYLGITGPTFETPAELKMMRNFGADLVGMSTVPEVIVANHAGIKVLGFSAVTDKAVPEELKPVTAEEVIEIANRTGEKIANIILALLGEI, encoded by the coding sequence ATGAACTTTGATATTAAGCAATATGTTAATAATGTTAGAGAAGCTGCTGAATATATTAAAGGAAAGATTAATAAAAAACCTGAAATAGCTATAGTTTTAGGTTCTGGACTTCATAGTATAGCTGATAAATTAGAAAATGCATTAAGTATTTCTTATACAGAAATTCCAAATTTTCCAGTATCAACAGCTCCAGGTCATAAAGGAGAATTAATGTTTGGAGAAATTTCTGGTAAAAATGTTATGCTAATGAATGGTAGATTTCATTATTACGAAGGTTATACAATGAAAGAGGTTACATTCCCTATTAGAGTTATGCAAGAGTTGGGTATAAAAATATTAATTGTTACTAACGCTGCTGGTGGAATGAACCCTAATTTTGAAGTTGGTAACCCTTGTATAATTACTGATCAAATTAATTTTATGGGAGATAATCCTTTAATTGGTCCAAATTGTGAAGAATGGGGACCTAGATTCCCTGATATGAGCGAACCATATGATAAAAAGTTAACTGAAAAAGCTATTTCTGTTGCTAAAAAAATAGGTATTCCTGTATATACAGGTGTATATCTTGGAATTACAGGACCTACATTTGAAACACCAGCTGAATTGAAAATGATGAGAAATTTTGGAGCTGATTTAGTTGGTATGTCAACTGTTCCTGAGGTTATAGTTGCTAATCATGCAGGTATAAAAGTTTTAGGTTTTTCTGCTGTAACAGATAAGGCTGTACCTGAAGAATTAAAGCCAGTAACCGCTGAAGAGGTAATAGAAATCGCTAATAGAACTGGTGAAAAAATAGCTAATATTATTTTAGCATTATTAGGTGAAATTTAG
- a CDS encoding lytic transglycosylase domain-containing protein encodes MFISFNIFATDIYNKIFYKPGLHMELYTDSMFLNFEYVFLSKYSYMNSSDLLKYVWAQDRTLIGGQMYVESNYYTHAISSSNAIGLLQLKPIVANDLGIDNLFDPIDNVTGATIYHSYLNKILQSEKSQIAAYYQGPNSVLKNGINSDGLNYYNKVKKAQKNYKNTQIYSPMLFGIKGNVSQNYLNLNTFTGLAYKTFEFYSTQNIELIKSNITKFNFNFGLLYFPKSNFALGTSTDNSFFLRTGYPWNQNIVSINNLKTLDSFYLNLENKNGLWLKLYINEFFNIITGFSVYDIKFGVLFNSNFRIGVYMSL; translated from the coding sequence TTGTTTATTTCATTTAATATATTTGCTACAGATATATACAATAAGATATTCTATAAACCAGGATTGCACATGGAGTTGTATACAGACTCCATGTTTTTGAACTTTGAATATGTCTTTTTATCAAAATATTCATACATGAATTCTTCTGATTTATTAAAATATGTATGGGCACAAGATAGAACATTAATTGGCGGTCAAATGTATGTTGAATCAAATTATTATACTCATGCTATATCTTCTAGTAATGCTATAGGATTATTACAATTAAAACCTATAGTTGCTAATGATTTAGGAATAGACAATTTGTTTGATCCAATTGATAATGTAACAGGTGCAACCATATATCATTCATATTTAAATAAAATTTTGCAATCTGAAAAATCTCAAATTGCAGCATATTATCAAGGTCCAAATTCAGTATTAAAAAACGGTATTAATTCTGACGGTTTAAATTATTATAATAAGGTGAAAAAGGCTCAAAAAAATTATAAAAATACACAAATTTATTCCCCTATGTTGTTTGGAATCAAAGGTAATGTTTCACAAAATTATTTGAATTTAAATACATTTACAGGTTTAGCGTATAAAACCTTTGAATTTTATTCTACACAAAATATAGAATTAATAAAAAGTAATATTACCAAATTTAATTTTAATTTTGGATTATTGTATTTTCCAAAATCCAATTTTGCATTAGGTACATCAACAGATAATAGCTTTTTTCTAAGAACTGGTTATCCTTGGAATCAAAATATTGTTTCTATAAATAATTTAAAAACTTTAGATTCTTTTTATTTAAATCTTGAAAATAAAAATGGATTATGGTTAAAGTTATATATTAATGAGTTTTTTAATATCATTACTGGTTTTTCCGTTTATGATATTAAATTTGGTGTATTATTCAATTCAAATTTTAGAATTGGTGTATATATGAGCCTTTAG
- the fliF gene encoding flagellar basal-body MS-ring/collar protein FliF, with amino-acid sequence MNIFQVIKDYWDNFSTNQKIIYSILIGTFILLLILLIFLNLRPNYQVLISGVDEQQGGKIISKLEELNIQYKVGPGGSIQVPEKYNKYELWMKLALNGVLGTQVQGYELLQNQGFGATSYDKQVNYQIALEGELSKTISTMQGIQYARVHIVMPTRTYYTPADQSKPSASVLLFLEPGATIDTSQVKAIMDFVAGAVQNLEPNDVKVVDNNSRNLSAQVISEGNIADAATKFDLKRKIEEYYTEKIENNLQRVFGVGAIVVIPEVDLNWQKIEEESKKVQPVNKTSGIIVSQQNESEERSSSSGTSSIPGTDSNIPPYTTQTSDNQGNDLYKTSKSIINYDFNEIYQKVTEDKNGEISTKSITVFIDLDKSPIPENETTKEQIRSAISTATGATPNNINILFTKFNKDLEVEYQKIIEQNKKTKTITVITIISVLLIIILTLIVLAVLNVNKKRKAQKVLSERKKKLEEAATRVIEELEPETVEISEEQKVFEKLSNVVDKSIDDVIEILKYWINQ; translated from the coding sequence ATGAATATTTTTCAAGTTATTAAAGATTATTGGGATAATTTTTCCACAAATCAAAAAATTATATATTCTATATTAATAGGAACATTTATATTACTATTAATTCTTCTAATATTTTTAAACTTAAGACCTAATTATCAGGTCTTAATAAGTGGTGTTGATGAACAACAAGGTGGAAAAATTATTTCAAAATTAGAAGAATTAAATATTCAGTATAAAGTTGGACCTGGTGGATCAATACAAGTACCAGAGAAATATAATAAATATGAATTATGGATGAAATTAGCTCTTAATGGAGTTTTAGGAACTCAAGTTCAAGGATATGAATTGCTTCAAAATCAAGGATTTGGTGCAACTAGCTATGATAAGCAAGTTAATTATCAAATTGCTCTTGAAGGTGAGTTATCAAAAACAATTTCAACAATGCAAGGTATACAATATGCTAGAGTGCATATTGTAATGCCAACAAGAACATATTATACACCTGCTGATCAATCTAAACCCTCAGCTTCTGTATTATTATTTTTAGAACCAGGAGCTACTATAGATACTTCACAGGTAAAAGCTATTATGGATTTTGTTGCAGGTGCTGTTCAAAATTTAGAACCTAATGATGTTAAGGTTGTTGATAATAATTCTAGAAATCTTAGTGCTCAGGTTATTTCAGAAGGAAATATTGCTGATGCTGCTACAAAATTTGATTTAAAAAGAAAAATTGAAGAATATTATACAGAAAAAATTGAAAATAATTTACAAAGAGTTTTTGGTGTTGGTGCTATTGTTGTTATTCCTGAAGTGGATTTAAACTGGCAAAAAATAGAAGAAGAATCTAAAAAAGTTCAACCTGTAAATAAAACAAGTGGGATAATTGTTAGTCAACAAAATGAAAGCGAGGAACGTTCTTCAAGTTCTGGTACATCAAGTATTCCTGGTACAGATTCAAATATTCCACCATATACAACTCAAACATCAGATAATCAAGGAAACGACTTATATAAAACGTCTAAAAGCATTATTAATTATGATTTTAATGAAATATATCAAAAGGTTACAGAAGATAAAAATGGTGAAATATCAACAAAATCTATTACAGTATTTATTGATTTAGATAAATCTCCTATACCAGAAAATGAGACAACTAAAGAACAAATTAGAAGCGCTATATCTACGGCTACTGGAGCAACACCTAATAATATAAATATATTATTTACTAAGTTTAATAAAGATTTAGAAGTTGAATATCAAAAGATTATTGAGCAAAATAAAAAAACTAAAACTATCACTGTTATAACTATAATTTCTGTATTATTAATTATTATATTAACCTTAATCGTACTTGCTGTACTAAATGTTAACAAGAAAAGAAAGGCTCAAAAAGTATTATCAGAAAGAAAGAAAAAACTTGAAGAAGCTGCAACTAGAGTTATTGAAGAATTAGAACCTGAAACTGTTGAAATATCTGAAGAACAAAAGGTTTTTGAAAAACTTTCTAATGTTGTTGATAAAAGTATTGATGATGTAATTGAAATATTAAAGTATTGGATTAATCAATAG
- the fliG gene encoding flagellar motor switch protein FliG, whose translation MPDNNSVKSGLRKAAILVVLVGPERASKLLKELNEEEVEMLTLEVANLGKITDQEKNEVLNEFFELMKVKEFIKEGGVDYAKKLLEEAFGPEQAIKIIENLVTNLQVKPFDFLKRIDITQITNVLQNEHPQTVALVLCYLPPSAAAQVIAGLPEDLQVDVIKRISIMDRATPDVVKEVESRMKDRLSSFAAQPFSQVGGIETTAEIMNNIDRTVSKNIFDRLSESDPKLSEEIRKKMFVFEDILKLDDRTIQRILREVDTRDLTLSLKGASEELKNKILSNMSQRASQMIQEELEFMGPVRLKDVDEAQQRIVAVIRKLEETGEIIIAGGGGEELIV comes from the coding sequence ATGCCTGATAATAATTCTGTAAAATCAGGATTAAGAAAAGCTGCTATTTTGGTAGTTTTGGTTGGACCCGAAAGAGCTTCAAAGTTATTAAAAGAATTAAATGAAGAAGAAGTTGAAATGCTAACATTAGAAGTTGCTAATTTAGGAAAAATTACAGATCAAGAAAAAAATGAGGTATTAAATGAATTTTTTGAATTAATGAAAGTCAAAGAATTCATTAAAGAGGGTGGCGTTGATTATGCTAAAAAATTACTTGAAGAAGCATTTGGCCCTGAACAAGCAATTAAAATCATTGAAAATCTTGTTACTAATTTACAAGTTAAACCATTTGATTTCTTAAAAAGAATTGATATTACTCAAATAACCAATGTATTACAAAATGAACATCCTCAAACAGTGGCTTTGGTTTTATGTTATTTACCTCCATCAGCTGCAGCACAAGTTATTGCCGGTTTACCTGAAGACCTGCAAGTTGATGTTATTAAAAGAATCTCTATTATGGATAGGGCTACACCTGATGTTGTTAAAGAGGTAGAAAGTCGTATGAAAGATAGATTATCATCATTTGCTGCTCAACCATTTAGTCAAGTTGGTGGAATTGAGACAACAGCTGAAATTATGAATAATATTGATAGAACAGTTTCTAAAAATATTTTTGATAGATTATCTGAATCTGATCCTAAATTATCTGAAGAAATTAGAAAGAAAATGTTTGTATTTGAAGATATTCTTAAACTTGATGATAGAACAATTCAAAGAATACTTAGAGAAGTTGATACTCGTGACTTAACCTTATCTTTAAAAGGTGCTTCTGAAGAATTAAAGAATAAAATATTATCTAATATGTCACAAAGAGCTAGTCAAATGATTCAAGAAGAATTAGAGTTTATGGGTCCAGTAAGATTAAAAGATGTTGATGAAGCACAGCAAAGGATAGTAGCTGTTATAAGAAAACTTGAAGAAACTGGTGAAATTATTATTGCCGGTGGAGGAGGAGAAGAATTAATTGTTTAA